Part of the Prunus dulcis chromosome 8, ALMONDv2, whole genome shotgun sequence genome is shown below.
AACAATTTGAGACCCTTCCTTGATATGTAGATGAAGCGATGAATGTCCAGATCAATCTCAAAGTAGTTAGGACCCTACATGTGAGAGAGCTTGATAAAGTCAAACAACATGGTTTTTATGTTTCATCATCTTAACACTCAGCAACATAAATGTTCAATTAGTTTACCTTGTAAAAATTGTGCTGGGGGCGTGAAAGAACTGGTTTGTCATTATATGCATGTACAAGCTTCTTCCTAGCAGAACTCCGACCAAGATCCTCAGGATTTACCACCCCAGCCAAGATCTTCAGTCTTTCTCTAAAAGGTACAGTGGAGTTCTTTGCGAATCATCGTCAACCACTTTCTAAAAGCATCATTCAAATATATCAACAGACTGAGCATTCCAATAGAACATAAGATCACATTTCCATCAGGGAGAGTACATCAGAATAAAGGGCATGCGTATCCAAATGGATGAAGTTGCTTACAAAATGAAGTTACCTTGATGCTGTCCTGGAATTGAGGAGAGATGTCTTTATCAAAAATCTCAGAAACTTTGAAATACATTACAAGACTCATCCCCTCTCCATCACTATCGCCAAGAAACATTGCAGCGGGATAAGCAGGCAACTGCAACAAGGTGCAGTGCAATATCATTAGATATTGCCAAAatataacaaacaaaacataacaaGATAAATCAATTCTGAAAAAATACTTGTATGTTTACAATGAACATTTTCCCATTTGCTTTCACTTTGGGAAGCTCAAGATGCTGGGCAATGTGATGTATCTTTTTGGGGCATACAAACACATCAACACCTATTGGAGTATATGGACTGTAGTTCGGAGCAGTTGACTTTCGTTATCTCTGGATGGTAGACCAacagaaaataatattatcatTAGCAAGGCAGAACAGAGTAATTAGTTGCAAATGTCTAAATTCAGTTAAGGTTggttttgacaaaagaaaaaaccaaagtcATACTTGAAATAGTTCTCGCCACCGAATTTAAAAGTTGAGGGTGGAATCTCAGACCAAGATCCTGAAGTCGGCTTCTCTACTTTACAACATGGAATGATATATCCTGGTCTAGGCTGATACAGAAACCTTTTTGATTGACCTCTGGATATATCATTGAAATGTTCAGTAATATACATGTACATCAATCCCAATATTCTAAGTTTTCTTTCTATTCaaagaaaattgaattatttgaATACTTACATTGTTCAATGGTTTCTTCTGCATCACAGGATCTCCTTTTAAAAGAAAGTCTGAAAACGGCTGATGGCTTTCTCTGGGACTGCAGAACCAAACTCTGTGCACTTAGAATCTTATTGTTGAAACTTACAGAAGGTACCAATCGAGATAAGCTGGATTTCAGGCATTGTCTTGAATTTTTTCATTAGAATCACGTCCATCCTCTATAAGTCCTTTAAAGCTTCCATAAGAGTGATCTAATATATTCTTCCTCTTACTGCAAACTTCATCAGCCTTCCCTAAGCAAGAAAGCTCATAGCCCTGGGTACTAATAAGCGAAAACCAATTTGATTCCCTGCGCTCATCTTTGCCTGTGATTTTATCCGATTTACCTCCATCTATTTTCATATAGCTTTGGTATTCTTCATACTTACACCCATTATCACCAAAGCGAGCAGATCTTTCGTACTGAAGTACTTGGCCACTTGAGATACTCTCAACTGGATTGCTTGCTAATGGAAAACCATCGGTagaataagagaaaaaaaaattaagaaaacaaaacaaaatccttttcCAATAAGTAGCTCAAGAAATTACTTCAGTAGTAATGACGTTTTGAAATCAAACAAGACCACAAGGCTTTCATTCTATAATATGTAGTTACAGGTTGATGGCCAATACCTCCATGTATACGGATAAAGTCATCATCTGAGTCAGACTCCAGAATACTCACCGAGTCCAACCAAGCTCCCTCTTGGCAAATTACTGCAAATGAATAACTTTCAAAATATGAGATTCAAGAGCTGTGAATTTTCTTGTCAGCACTATtggttgaaattgaaagataGTTGAAATCTGATGAAAGAAAGCACACACCATTCGAATCATATTGACTGTGGTGCCATTGCAGCTAGGTGAGATGGAATGTTCAATTAGAAACCTTAGAACTTCTGTGAGTAGTTGTTGCACCATTCTCAAAGTCCACATGAACAAACTCACTGACAACATAGTCACTCACGCGAGCTCCTGCATcactatttattttcttcaaacttgtatttcttttcttggtaTCATCTGAAGCGGAGCAGGTTGCCTTTCTATGGCGTTTTTGATGACCCGCTGACTGTTTTTTCTGTGATTTAATTGTTTTGGATGGGGTTGACATGCAACCAGCCATTGTAGCTTTTAAATCATGCTAGTCCCAACTACAGCGATGCCTTCATCAACTCCTCTCCAACCTGTGTGCCtacaaatgaaacaaaatacATCAGAGAAGATTAAAGGATTTCTGGAAAGCAGTTTCTATGATCACAAATAATCATGAGAACGCAATCAATTCTTTCATCATGGGACTGTTTCAGTAATTTATGGCTCAAACACTAGGCCAGTTAACCAACTTAACACTTGGAAATTATTAGAATCAAACGGATGACACACAGAGGTCTCCATGTTTAATGAGCAAGGTGGCACTATTAGAAAGCACCTTGGTTAGAAGCGACTGGTAACTTGAAGCACTACACTAGTTATTCAATCAATTTGTAGATGAAAATTTATGCAATCAtcataaaaatcaaatgtcTGATTCAAACCTTCTCAAACAAAGTGGGATGTCTCTTTCCAAGTCCCATAGATAAGCCACTTATATATCTTAAGCCCGAAATCTTTAGTTCTGGCTCACTAGGACATAAACAtgaccagaaaacaaaaagatagtACAACCGCCTCAAGAACAACTCAACAAAACCTTAGTCCCTGTGTACTTGCTATTATCTGTCTTAAGCCCCAAACCTTAGTCCCTGTACTTGCTATTATCTACCTTTAGTTGCTATTATCTATGACAACAAGCAAAGCACGACTATGTGTTTCTGTGTCTGTATATTCCCCAAGTCTAATTCAGTCAGGATTTCCAACTACTCATCCAACTTAGGCAAAACCAGATTCCTAACAATTACATACTACTTTTACAGACTAAAATCTCTATTGCTCCCTCTAGTAATAACTTTTCAACcacatctttctcttttcagGATGCAAAACACATAATCAAAACCCAGTTTTCGTACAGCGGCCATCAGAAATTGAAGCGATTTCATGATTGAGCTAaagtcaggaaaaaaaaaaagtaaaaaaaaaggaaaaagaaaaaagggaccCGCCTAGTGCCTAGGCCTATTTTTCCAACAGCCTAACTGAACAAAAGCACAGTTTATAGATTTTGAGCTCTGATTATGAACATCATTATCGAATTTAACTTTACAGAACAAAATCCACCACCTGTTCTGAATGTCTGCGCATCataaattttccaaaataaacaaaatataaagatGATTTGGTTAAAACTCCAAGTAATCTGAATGCATTCCACTAAAAAGCAGGAAGCAGAGTAATTGGAGACTGAGCttagtgaaaagaaaaaccttgGGTTGAAGAACTATCCCACCACTCAGAGTTTGCGGCTTTGGGCTCGACTGGAACCAAGCTTaagtttttcttcaatttcctatctttcttgcttttctttgattttttgggaGACGCCATGAGAGCTCAAATGAGGAATTGGCCACCTCTTTTTTGGCCTTGAACTTGAAGACTTTGATGGGAAGTGATTCAGTGAAGCGAGCCAGGCAGCGAGGGAAGGGAAATGTAAACCTCGTATAGCCATTTTTGgcctttttatttgtaataaaaagtatagcctttttatttaaatcgTATAGCCGTTTGGCTGTACTCTATGTTTAAAAGGTAGGCTATActggccttttttttttctttttttttcctttccctgATTTTCGTTTATCAGGGCAGCAAGATCAGTTGGCTGCCTATATTCCATCTGTCTTCTCTTTGAAGGAGTGAACAACAGCACTTGAGAAGCATGTGCTTGCAGCCACCACATCTCATAAACTAGAAACAGAAGAATCAGTGGTAATCTCCATGTCTGTTTATACATTCCCTCTGCAATGGGAAATTGGACTGAGGTGATGATCCATTTATTAAAGCTTCAATACTCTCTTCTTGAGAGACAATGCATATCTTACTAGTTAAAGTAAAAGGGAGGGATAAGTGCCAAAACCAGTAAAATGATTACAAAATTCATGGATGCtatgttattttgaattatcAAGCTCAACTTCAATAATctgctagaaaaaaaaaaaccttgaaTGAGCAATCTTTCCAATATCAAAGGTTAAGAAGTAAGAAATATATATCTACTCAAATAAATAAGAGAACAATAAACACAAAAGATATTAAGCCAATCGAACCAACTATAGATACCATAAGCATCAAGCAGCAAAAAAGCTTAAAAGAAATggagcagcagcagcttcCGTACATTCAACTATTATTCCCAGATATTACTGAGCCAGAGCAAACAGTTCTTAGCAATCATATCAGTCCACAAATTCTTTGTgttaatagaaaataaaaacataaaaggaAAGATCTTACTAACCAAGCCACCACCTTCATCGTCATCAAAATCACCAGCATTTGCTCCAAGATCTTGCATTCCAGCTTGGTCTGTAACAGCTGACACCTAAATAGAAAAATGAGGACTCAGGTAGATGAACTCCCAAATTACTTAATATATGGTTTTAAGCAAAATCATCCGTTTGGGAAACCATAAGGATGCACAATTATGTAACGATGCAACGACTTCTGAAAACCTGAATCTAAAGCATCATTCTATGTGGCAACTCTGATCCACCCTATAAATCTCAGAATGATAGCAGTCGGTGACACATCGCCACAACACATTCAAATATTTCAaaacacaaaagcaaaaaaggcTTCTATTCAGGAAATACCACAAAACTATTTAAGACCATGATACTAATAGTATCATCAACTAGTGCTTGTAGTTTTCGGTAAAATTACGTGCTACAACAATCTGCACATTATGAGAAGTTCACCACATCAACTACGTGCTGCTCAATGTGCGCATTAACAAAAACCCCAGCTCATGCACTATTGCATAGTAGGCCTGCTACCTTACAGTGATCACACTGTATAATCCATTTGGACAATGAAAGGCTGAACAGagtcaacaacaaaaaattccaacaatcaaataaatacaTGCCATGTCAAAAAAGCATCGCCAAATTAACCAGAGGAACTAACATACCAGTAACACACACAACCTAATTGATGAACTTGGAAAGAGTACACAATGCAAGCATATTTCTGGAGGAAGAAGTATAATAACAATATAGTAAAGTGCCATTACCTTAATTAGTCGACCTGCAATCTCCAATTTTCCATTCAAACTCAGTGCATTTCTAGCATCTTCAAGACGTGAGAACTGCAAGCAACTGATTCAATGAGTTTGATTTATTCAATACAATTACAAGGAATCATATTCAGCATATGATAAGAACAACTGGAATGGAATTGAACTAAAaggaaggggaaaaaaacatTGCCAACCCAACTTGATTTCATTGGCCTTTCAggttttaaaatattgtaacCTGAAATTGTATGATGGGTTGACCTTTAACTCAACCCATGCCCGCACCTAGCTAAGGATTTGGCTAGTTGGAAGTTTTTGGTGCCCACTCTTCTCAGTTTGAGTTGGGAAGAAACTTGAAAGAATCAAGAAAAGGTGTGCATTTGTTTAGAGTCGATTTCAAATTCCAACTCAAGCTACAACGAACCGGCAGTTgacagttttctttttctttcctttaataaATTTCCCCTACATGGATTTGGacttgaaaataaatataaataaataacagaACTGAAGGATGCCAACAGTCTTTGAAGTTTTACTTAAACCATGTTATGGATTGCTTGTTGGTTGACCTTTGGCTTAATATAATAACTAGCTGCATGcaaacatttatatatttattacaTATCCAGGCTGCTTAAGTTGAAAGTTGTAGTCAAACAGACCTGCACAAATCCAAAACCTTTGCAGTTGTTAGTTTCGTCAAAACACGTAACTGAACCAGTTCTACAGGACCAAATGCTCCAAAAACcttcacatatatatatatatatatacacacatatatatatcacatatTAAAGGGTGAAAgtcaaaatgcaaaaaatattcaCAATTACAAAGACGAAATTAGGAAACTGTGAACAGAAGTGCTCAAAagcagccaaaaaaaaaaaattacataacCAACAGCAAACTTGATTATATACATTATCTGATGCCAACATTAGAACTGTGTCAGAAAAGTACTCACCTAGCAGAGATCATCTTCTTTTATATTGGTATGGAGATTTCCAACATACAGCTTTCTAGCTCCGCCAGAATATGGGCCTATCATCCCACCTGGTCCGCTAACCACAGATGTTGATTGAACCAGATTCTTCTCAGCCTCTGATGGCTTCACCATCACTGGTTGACCAAGAAGAGGCTGACCAGAAAGGGGTATCGCCATTGGTACCGACATTGCATCATAAAACTCAATATACCTACAAACTAGACAACATTAGACTCTTGGATAATCAAAAACCAATTGCCACATACAGATGCATATAATAGCGAAGTTTACTGGAGTCTCCACACATATTTCAAAacagggaaagaaaaatatcctATATGATATATCTGATCATCTTGACCAACTAGAATAACCTATAGTATATACTATATGTACTGCTTTTAGTACAAAGGTGATCAATATCATCGTAAACTTTCTAAGATGATGGTGCAAATTTTGAACATTGTAAATGATGTGATGATTCTACGTACTGCACAAGAAAACGATGGAACAAGGGAGATGCAGCCATCAAGAAGGAAGCAGGAACTGCCAACCATTCCAAAAATGACCAAGCGACATTAAAAGGATAGTCTTATTTGAACCTTAGAATGAAATCTTTGGTTTCTTGTCAACACAACCACATAAACTTTTTTCATTAACAACCGGATAATTTAAGACTCTCACATCATCTTAAACGCTACTGTTGCATAATGGGTAATTGTTAAAGTGAACCTTCTGTTAACAACCATCCGAAGCTTTTGTCACCAAGACATAAGAAAAACTTACCCAACTCCCTTAGAACCTCTTGAATTGCGATCCATAATGAGGCGTACATCGCGGACCTAAAAATACACAATTCAGAGCTATTAGATAGACAATCATAGAAATATACTAACAATTACATCCACAGAAGCACTTAATGGAAAACGTTATGGGTTTCCAGTATTTGGTTTAGTTGAAGCACTGCATCAGATAGTGTTAGGGTGCCCTTGAGAGCAGAAGGTGAAAATATAATGCATTTATATCAAGAAGTCCCTTTTAGCTAAGTAGTTTAAGATCTTTATCCACCATCCTCTATGATTTGTTAAATGAACATGAGATAAATAAACGAGAAATGTACAAACCTTGCCAGCCCTTGAGAAGAACTCGTATACATCTCTTTCATCTGCCTTCAGACAAATCTGTCCAAAGTTGTTCACCAAATCTTAATAGTTAAGAGATGAGAATGTGAAAGATAGAAAGTTCAAGATAACACCATAGAATGCATGCACCAACATATTTGCTCTTCTATGGACCTGACTTATGCTTCACTGCTTCAGCTTCCCAATCTCAAGCTCAAATTTGCAgctaaattttttcaatttcaggtTTCAAACTTTCAGTCAATCGCAATGTTTGAAAAATCGTCCTAGGCGGGCGCTAGGCGGGCGCTAGGCGGCTAGGCGGTCGCTAGGCTGGTGCTAGGCGGTCGCTAGGCTGGTGCTAGGCGGTCGCTAGGCTGGTGCTAGGCGGCTAGGCGGTCGCTAGGCGTGCGCCTAGGCGGGTTGGGTCTTTTTTCGGTGCCGAACTCGGAGGACGAAGCAGCGACTGCGAGTGCAAGTTCCGTCCTCTGCGAGTGCAAGATTCGTGCTCGTgagaatatatttaaagagtatagccgctcggctatacttttaaaatattcggctatacttttaaaatattcggATGTATTTAGAAAGTATAGCCGAACAGCTATACGTTTAAAAGAAGCAATTCAGCATTTCATGTCGTATATGGCTGGTGCCGGTCAACTAAGTATGAAACCGTTCCAAACTTCCAACTCATTTAAACCagattggaagaagaagaatcacTTTGGTGCAGCGGTCTGCTTGCTGTGCAGCAACTGTTTCACTAGAATATCTCTCATAGTCTTCCCCAACGGATCAACTTTCCTACAGCATTGTTCGCCATATCCCGAGTGATGATGACCAGATAAAGCAACATCTGGTTGTAATATATCTCCACTGTCAATTCTTATATTGTGAAGTAAACAACATACCAAGATGATGCTCGGAAGTCTCCACATAACCTTGTAAAGGATTCTCCAAGTGCCCTTTAACTGCGTGAATGCCTTTACTGCAAGTGACTTTGCAGCCCCATGCACGGCATTGAAAGCGGAAATGGAAGCTGGGAGGCCATTGCTTTCATAAGGAGTTATGAGCCAGGGAAGCAGAGGATAGCCAACCCCACCAACTAAGTATTCTCTAATCTCTACTCCTCCAGATAAAGTTCTAACATTTTCATTCAAACGCTGTCCACCTTCACAGGGCTTGAAAATCCTGAACACTTTAAAAGTCTAGACACCATCATGCCCCCAGGCCAACCAGTTACAATGTCAAGAAACCTCATCTCATGGTCAACAATTCCCTGCAAGAGCATGCTGTAGTTGTCCTCCAGGTCACACCAATCGTCTGATGTTTGAATGGTAGGAAGGGCCATAATGCTGTGTGTACCATCTATGGCTCCACAACAATTGGGCAATCCAAAGGCTTCTTCAAGTTTGGACTTATATTTCTTCCGTTCTGTTCGAATCAACTAGAAGGTCCATTTCTCTTATTTTGGTTTCTTAAATCGTAGAGCCATAGTAcagccgtacggctatactccgtgtttttactttcttttcaaaaatagACTTGGTTTGACACGTGACGCCTAATAGATGgggtcctttttttatatttaaaaatggtatagccgaccggctatactcagttaaaaaaaaattaaaaaacgtatagccgcgcggctatatgATTGTACGCGTGGGCGCCTAGCAAGTGTTCGgatactctttttttcttttttttagtgaGTAGAAGAGCCGTGCGTCTATACTcgattattttctaattttttaaaaaagtatagccaGACGGCTTTACtcggttttttaatttttaattttaaataggaccgccgcgcggctataatattttttacacaTGGCCCCTAATCCCACTGCGAAgccttttttataaattagtatagccgcacggctatacttggaattttttttcccccccaaaaaagtatagccgtacggctataccggccttgtttttgttttacttatttttaataaatagtttaGCCAATCGGCTATACCcattatatatactagccttTCCGCATGCGCTTTCGCGCGTGCGAgaggctcttttttttattctttattttttaataaatttattttagaattaaaaaagataatgggcagttgtgttccataaaaataggatccattatctgatttttcttttaattttaatttttttaaatataaaaaaatatgaatttaccatattatcctcatttaattaataattttaattcttaatgtttgcattaaccaagggcaatTTCTagcattttgaatgtttcaccgtactctgccttttgctttatataagctttatatatatagatagatgTATACTCAATTTcactaaataaaaataatatatattttaaaatgtaaataaattattgggcTAAGCCGAATCACAACCATAAAATCCCAATTTGACCATTTTGGGCTAAAACAAGCCATGGCCTGGCCAAAAGTGCCAGGCTAGACATGCTCTTAGGCTTAGCCATTAGAGGTAAATTGAACAGAGCTTTACCATTGATGTAAATGAAGAACAGAAAATTAATTTGAGAGGAGAAAGAGTGACTGAGAATGATCAGATAGAGCTAATACATAGATGCCATCATGACGGCAATCAAACCAATAGGGAAACAAAGTTCAATCATCATCTCATTGTCAATCCTCAAAATTCTCCAAGTCCCAAAGTCTCAAACAGattgaagaaattaaaagatcTAAGCTATGTtcaatttgaaaccgaaaaaatccaaaacaaacgaaaaaaaccaatttgatGAAGCAAATGGCACAATTTTCTGGTGTGGGAAGAAGGATCAGATAGAGCTAATACATAGTTTCGCCATCATCACGGCGTTCAAACCAATAGGGATACGAAATCTAATCCTCATCTCAATCTCCCACTTTCACATCAAAaatcacacacaaaaaaactttttagGGTTTAAGCAGAGAAAAAGGAGAGGGCTTTACAGAGCCAGAGCGGCTACTTGTTTCAAActtcatattttgaaatcgTGATGCCAAAGAAACCCTAAAGATTGGATATTTATAGTGAAAGCTCAGGCCTTTAGGGCAACATTTGTAGAAGAGCCTCTGATCTCTATATGGGCTGACCCAATTTTCTTGAACCGGCCCAACCCACATTAGTCTTAACCGGAAAAGACCAGAACCAACTGATTCGACTACTTTCGTCTTGTGTTTCCGTACAATGCGCCTCCACGGCCACCGCCTACGTCAACCGCCTTAAAATCTCATAGCCTCCTCctctccatctctttctctctgttaTGGAAATGGCTAAGAATTACTCCAAGAATCTGTTCAACCATTTGTGTAAGCACCAGGCACTAAAGCACTTTGCTTTGTTCCTTTACTCTTCTCGAAATGCAGAGATTAAATTTtcgtttttctgtttttggttaATTTCTGTGTAGATTTTATGCAAAGATTTCTGAAGAAAGAGCAATTGTATCAGAGGTTTATATATAGCTATGTGAATCGGTTTCAATCGCTACGCTCGAAAGTAGGCAAGGTAGAGCCAGAGGTACTCAAAGAAACGAAAACTGCTGCTCCTCCTCAAGCTCCTCTGAGGCCCAAACATGATGCCATTAGCAACTACTCTAGTGACGACGATGATTTAATCGATAGTAAGTGGAAAGGGTTGGAGCTTGCTTGGCTCCCCAGAGCTCTCGAACCAGCTCTTCAACTGTGCAGGTGGGCTCTGCCAAGCTCAACAGgtgtgttttctgttttgattaTCTTGTTTGGGCACTTGGGTGGTCATGGGTTTTGAATGAATTTGGGTAATTTGGAAATTGTAGTTTGAGTTATGCATGAAGATTATTCAGTTCTGAAAATTGCAGGAAATGGAGTGGGAGAGAAACCCCCACCCAGCACTCGATCAGTCTCGGAGATCATTGCAAGCATCCAACGCAGCAAGACAGGAATTCAGGATTGGAGTTTGAGTGATCTCACCATTGGTTTGTTTCTTATTTATCTTCGACAAGCGTCTGTAAATCCATTTGAGGATGTTAATGGTGTTCAGGTCTCCTCAGATTCAATGGTAATGCCAATACCAAACCTTTTTCTAATTATGATAATGTTCTCGTACTTCTACTATTACTTTGTATAAACACATTATGTTGTGTGTCAAGTTTTAGTCTGCTAGACCGGCGGGTCTTATTAGTTATTATTTGGCATTGGTTTTGTGTTTTAGGTACGAGATCTCATCTACCACTCTGAGTTAGCAAAGGGTTCTTATAAGGATACTACTGCAGCTCTTGCAAGGAACACCATGCTTCGAGAAAGCAGTGTCTTGAAATTTGTCAAAAATTCCAGTGTGATGAGGCCTGGATATTATATAGGGATTGACCCTCGTAAAAAACTTGTGATTTTAGGAATCCGTGGTACTCATACTGTATATGACCTTATAACTGATGTTGTTTCTTCAAGCGATGGTGAAGTCACATTTGAGGGTTATTCAACCCACTTTGGCACTGCAGAAGCTGCTCGCTGGTTTCTTAGTCACGAGATGGGAAA
Proteins encoded:
- the LOC117636304 gene encoding uncharacterized protein LOC117636304 isoform X2, yielding MEMAKNYSKNLFNHLYFMQRFLKKEQLYQRFIYSYVNRFQSLRSKVGKVEPEVLKETKTAAPPQAPLRPKHDAISNYSSDDDDLIDSKWKGLELAWLPRALEPALQLCRWALPSSTGNGVGEKPPPSTRSVSEIIASIQRSKTGIQDWSLSDLTIGLFLIYLRQASVNPFEDVNGVQVSSDSMVRDLIYHSELAKGSYKDTTAALARNTMLRESSVLKFVKNSSVMRPGYYIGIDPRKKLVILGIRGTHTVYDLITDVVSSSDGEVTFEGYSTHFGTAEAARWFLSHEMGNIRKCLEKYEGFKFRLVGHSLGGATAALLAIMLRKKSAKELGFNPEIVSAVGYATPPCVSKELAESCSSYVTTVVMQDDIIPRLSVASLTRLRSEILQTDWMSVVEKEDWRSVIDLVTNAKQVVSSVQDVARKLSDYAKFGSSKNASDGPVIKKMPMASRVPVNDREVRDNAVAIENGAACKVPEELFVPGTVYYLKRNVDAQTGSSSSREYFTLWKRHPGEHFQRIVLSSNIITDHRCVSHYYALRDVLKGLPTSDDEGKLHN
- the LOC117636304 gene encoding uncharacterized protein LOC117636304 isoform X1 yields the protein MEMAKNYSKNLFNHLYFMQRFLKKEQLYQRFIYSYVNRFQSLRSKVGKVEPEVLKETKTAAPPQAPLRPKHDAISNYSSDDDDLIDSKWKGLELAWLPRALEPALQLCRWALPSSTVLKIAGNGVGEKPPPSTRSVSEIIASIQRSKTGIQDWSLSDLTIGLFLIYLRQASVNPFEDVNGVQVSSDSMVRDLIYHSELAKGSYKDTTAALARNTMLRESSVLKFVKNSSVMRPGYYIGIDPRKKLVILGIRGTHTVYDLITDVVSSSDGEVTFEGYSTHFGTAEAARWFLSHEMGNIRKCLEKYEGFKFRLVGHSLGGATAALLAIMLRKKSAKELGFNPEIVSAVGYATPPCVSKELAESCSSYVTTVVMQDDIIPRLSVASLTRLRSEILQTDWMSVVEKEDWRSVIDLVTNAKQVVSSVQDVARKLSDYAKFGSSKNASDGPVIKKMPMASRVPVNDREVRDNAVAIENGAACKVPEELFVPGTVYYLKRNVDAQTGSSSSREYFTLWKRHPGEHFQRIVLSSNIITDHRCVSHYYALRDVLKGLPTSDDEGKLHN